The genomic window AATATAAGTAAATATCTTTTAAGTAATAATAATTATATAAAAGATGAATATAACTACATTCGAGAAGCGATAGCAAAAACTATTAATACTATTAATGAGATAAAAAATAGTAAAGATGAAATTGATGTTCTTGCTAAAGCTGAACTGTTAAAAGAGTATCTAAAAAGCTTAGATGTAATTGCTACAGGACGAATAGATATATTAATTAGAGAGAAAAGAATTGATAAGAAAATGGCAACTACTTTACTAAATGATAGTGCCCATGCAAATAATGTAATCAATAAGTTGATAAATGTCGCTAAAGTGTTATGGATAGAAGATTTAACTATTAAACAATTAGGAGAAGATTATGAAGCTGGAAAAGATTTATGAAAAAGCCAAAAGTTACTTGTCATTAATAGATGATGAAGATATAAAAAAGAAAAAAGTAAAAAAACTTCAAGAAAAAATTGAAGATAAAATCACAAAACTAGAAAAGAAAATTAAAGATTCAAAGCAAGAAGATGAGAAAATTAAACTAAAAGAAGAGAAAGTCTTGCTTAAAAAGTTTAGAGAACAATTAAAAGAAAAAAACAAATAACTACTTTTTTTAGTTCTTATCTATTTGTTTTTTAGCTTTTTGTTTTGTATTAATTGAATCTAGTGAAAAGATTACTAAAGCTAACCATATAAGGCAAAAAGTGATTAGTTTATCAACTTTGAGTTCTTCATTATAAATAAATATTGCCAATAAAAAAGAACAAAACGGTCCTATGTACTGAAAAAATCCTAATGTTGATAATTTCATTCTAGTTGCTGCTCCATTAAACAAAAGCAATGGAATAATTGTAATTAATCCTCCCAAACAAAGCATTAAATCTATATATTCAGTAGTATGTAAAAAAGAAATTTTATTATTAATATATAGATAATAAATACCAATAATTGCAAAAGGTAATAATATTAATGTTTCAGTAAAAAGTCCCACAATTGAGCCCACATTTACTTTTTTTCTTATCATTCCATAAAAGGCAAAACTCAAAGCAAGACCGATTGAAACAAGAGGAATGTTTCCTAATGTAATTACTTGATAAAGAACTGCAAAAAAAGCGATAAATACGGCTGCATATTGATATTTTGTCATTCTTTCTTTGAAAAAAACATAACCTAAAAATATACTAACCAATGGATTAATAAAATAACCAAGTGAGGTTTCTATAATTTTATTATTCCCAACTGCCCAAATGAAAATTAGCCAATTTAATGAAATAAAAAAAGTTGACAGGGCTAAATATCTTAATTTTTTTACATTTTTTATTAGTTCTTTAAAAATTTCAATCTGTTTTGTAATAAAAAGTAGTGGAATTAAAATTAAAAATGACCAAAAAACTCTATGTATTAAAACTTCTAAAGGCTCAACACTTGCTACTTGTTTGAAATATATAGGAGCAATTGCACCCCAAATTAAAAAGGCAAATACAGCATACAATTGCCCTAGTTTTTCATTATTCAAAATAAAACCCTTTATATATAATTATAATTTATTCTATTCTATCAAATAATTAATTTTATATATAGAATAATATTGCCATTGATAAAAAGTAAATAACAGCAATTTTTAGCTAACATTAGAGACTTTTTGTCTTTATGGCAAATTGAATTCTTTAAATTTTTATTTTAAATTTCTTAATAAACTTAGAAAACAAAAAATGGAAAACAAAAGATGGAAAACAACTCAAGCATCGCTTGTGGAAAACAAAGGATGGAAAACAAAAATGGAAAAACAAACACAATACTTATTTACAAGTGAAGTTGTAAGCCCTGGACACCCAGATAAATGCGCAGATATAATAGCTGACTCTATCGTAGACAAATTAATAATTGCAGACAAAGATAGTAGAGTAGCTTCAGAGGTTTTTGTTGCAGGGAAACATGTTGTAATTGGTGGTGAAGTAAAATCATCAGCTCAATTATCAAATAAAGATTATGAAAAAATAGTAAAAGATGCATTAGCAAAAATTGGTTACGATGGAAAATCAGCTTTCACAAAAGAGCAATGTTTACATCCAGATGATGTGCAAGTTCAAGTTTTATTAAATCAACAATCACCTGATATTAATCAAGGTGTTGACCAAATTGATGGAGAAATAGGAGCTGGAGATCAAGGAATCATGTTTGGTTTTGCTTCAAGTGAAACAGCAGATTATATGCCAGCAGCTATAACATATGCAAGAATGTTATGTGATAAAGTTTATAATTATGCTTTAAAACATAATCAAAAATTAGGTGTTGATATTAAAACACAAGTTACAGTTGATTATGGGACAAAAGCTAATTTTGAAAATTGCAATCCACAAAAAATTCATACAATTGTTGTAAGTGCACCTTCAGTTGAGGGAATGCCAATTGAAGAAGTAAGAGAATTAATCCAAGGATTAATTGATGATTCAGGACTTCCTACAAATATGTATGATAAAAATTCAACAATTATTCATATTAATCCAACAGGAAGATATGTAAATCACTCTTCTTTACATGATAGTGGATTAACAGGAAGAAAATTAATTGTTGACTCATTTGGTGGATATTCACCAATTGGTGGAGGAGCACAAAGTTCTAAAGATTATACAAAAGTTGATAGATCTGGACTTTATGCTGCACGTTGGATTGCAAAACATATAGTTGCATCTGGACTCGCAAAAAAAGCAGTTGTGCAAATTTCTTATGCAATTGGAGTTGCACGACCAACATCAGTGTCTGTTGATACAATGGGTTCTTATACAAAATTTGATGATGATAAATTATCACAATTTGTAATGGATACTTTCCCATTAACACCAAGATGGATTACACAAAAATTTGCCTTAGACAAACCAAGTGAAAAAACATTTTTATATGCAGATGTAGCCGCACGTGGTCAAGTTGGACAAAGTGATTACCCTTGGGAAAAACTTGACGAATTAGATAAATTTGAAAATATTCAAAATTAATTAAAGGATTATTATGGATTTAAGAAACCTATTTAGCAAAATATCTTTTGATACAAAATCAAAAGAACAACCAACAAAAAAAGATGCACCAAGTCACTGGATTAAATGTCCTGAGTGTAGTGCATTAATGTTTTTTAAAGAGGTTGAAGCTCAAAATAATATTTGTCCAAAGTGTAATTTTCACATGAGAATTGGAGCAAAAAGAAGAATTGAAATTTTGACTGATAAAGATAGTTTTGTTGAATATGATGCTGAATTAAAACCAAATGATCCTTTAAAATTTGTTGATAAAACTTCATACAAAAAAAGAGTAGAAGAAGCACTTAAGAATACAGGGAAAACATCTTCTGTTGTAAGTGGTGAATGTACTATAAATGAAATACCAGTTCAATTAGTAGTTTTTGATTTTGCTTATATGGGTGGAAGTTTAGGTTCGGTTGAGGGTGAAAAAATAGTGAGAGCTGTAAATAGAGCAATCGAAAAACATCAAGGGCTGATTATTATTTCAGCTTCTGGTGGTGCTAGAATGCAAGAATCTACCTTTGCTTTAATGCAAATGGCAAAAACTTCAGCAGCACTTAAAAAATTAGATCATGCAAAACTTCCATTTATCTCTATTTTAACTGATCCAACAATGGGTGGAGTTTCAGCTTCTTTCGCATTTTTAGGTGACATTATTATGGCAGAACCAGGTGCTTTAGTTGGATTTGCAGGTCAAAGAGTTATTAAACAGACAATTGGAGCTGATTTACCAGCTGGCTTCCAAAGAGCGGAGTTCTTACTTAAAAATGGTTCTATTGATATGGTTGTTAATAGAGCTTCTATGAAACAAACCTTAACGGATTTATTAAGTATGTTTTCGAAAGAAAAGATTAGTTAATAGTTGATGACATCATCAAATTTTGAAAAAGCTTTGGGTTTTAAACTCGAAGCTTTTAACCTTTTATATGTTTTATGTGATTATGAAACACTACTGAAAAAAAACATCTCACTTGAAAATTTTGTAGAATTGTGTAAAAAAAATGATGTAAAAATAGTTCAATATAGAGATAAAATTTCATCTTTGCAAGAGCAAAAAATAAATCTTTTATATCTGAAATCACATCTTAATATTCCAATAATTATAAATGATAAAATAGATTTAATTGAATATGCAGATGGTTTACATCTAGGACAAGAAGATTTTTTTAAGATTCATAAGGATAAAAAACTAGCAGTAAAATTAATTAGATTAAAAATAAAAGACAAATTACTTGGACTTTCAACTCACAATGAAATAGAAATTTTAGAGGCTAATGAATTAGGCATAGATATGATTGGACTTGGTGCTTATAAAAATACAAGTACAAAAGATGTATCTACAATTTT from Arcobacter venerupis includes these protein-coding regions:
- the rarD gene encoding EamA family transporter RarD, which translates into the protein MNNEKLGQLYAVFAFLIWGAIAPIYFKQVASVEPLEVLIHRVFWSFLILIPLLFITKQIEIFKELIKNVKKLRYLALSTFFISLNWLIFIWAVGNNKIIETSLGYFINPLVSIFLGYVFFKERMTKYQYAAVFIAFFAVLYQVITLGNIPLVSIGLALSFAFYGMIRKKVNVGSIVGLFTETLILLPFAIIGIYYLYINNKISFLHTTEYIDLMLCLGGLITIIPLLLFNGAATRMKLSTLGFFQYIGPFCSFLLAIFIYNEELKVDKLITFCLIWLALVIFSLDSINTKQKAKKQIDKN
- the accD gene encoding acetyl-CoA carboxylase, carboxyltransferase subunit beta, encoding MDLRNLFSKISFDTKSKEQPTKKDAPSHWIKCPECSALMFFKEVEAQNNICPKCNFHMRIGAKRRIEILTDKDSFVEYDAELKPNDPLKFVDKTSYKKRVEEALKNTGKTSSVVSGECTINEIPVQLVVFDFAYMGGSLGSVEGEKIVRAVNRAIEKHQGLIIISASGGARMQESTFALMQMAKTSAALKKLDHAKLPFISILTDPTMGGVSASFAFLGDIIMAEPGALVGFAGQRVIKQTIGADLPAGFQRAEFLLKNGSIDMVVNRASMKQTLTDLLSMFSKEKIS
- the metK gene encoding methionine adenosyltransferase, with amino-acid sequence MEKQTQYLFTSEVVSPGHPDKCADIIADSIVDKLIIADKDSRVASEVFVAGKHVVIGGEVKSSAQLSNKDYEKIVKDALAKIGYDGKSAFTKEQCLHPDDVQVQVLLNQQSPDINQGVDQIDGEIGAGDQGIMFGFASSETADYMPAAITYARMLCDKVYNYALKHNQKLGVDIKTQVTVDYGTKANFENCNPQKIHTIVVSAPSVEGMPIEEVRELIQGLIDDSGLPTNMYDKNSTIIHINPTGRYVNHSSLHDSGLTGRKLIVDSFGGYSPIGGGAQSSKDYTKVDRSGLYAARWIAKHIVASGLAKKAVVQISYAIGVARPTSVSVDTMGSYTKFDDDKLSQFVMDTFPLTPRWITQKFALDKPSEKTFLYADVAARGQVGQSDYPWEKLDELDKFENIQN
- a CDS encoding thiamine phosphate synthase, producing the protein MTSSNFEKALGFKLEAFNLLYVLCDYETLLKKNISLENFVELCKKNDVKIVQYRDKISSLQEQKINLLYLKSHLNIPIIINDKIDLIEYADGLHLGQEDFFKIHKDKKLAVKLIRLKIKDKLLGLSTHNEIEILEANELGIDMIGLGAYKNTSTKDVSTILGSKISYLAKISKHPVCAIGGVKKEDLIENIRFNVVGSGFYED